In Deinococcus puniceus, one genomic interval encodes:
- a CDS encoding class I SAM-dependent methyltransferase, translating to MTDPASVSAAADHWDADQYRARHAFVFEASADLAASWLEPKAHERILDLGCGTGELTARMAQSGAAVLGVDASPDMIAAARVAHTVAGLTFEVTDAHALAYQSEFDAVFSNAALHWMKPLDTVFARVAEALKPDGRLVLEMGGAGNVQTVIDAVNHATTTLGLPELPHPWVFPTTAQLATLLESAGLRVERTHWFARPTGLRGEDGFRAWLEGFGSAWLAPLSPADREAVLAEAEAYARPKIWTGAEWVADYRRLRAVAVKGV from the coding sequence ATGACTGACCCTGCCTCTGTCTCTGCCGCCGCCGACCACTGGGACGCCGATCAGTACCGCGCCCGCCATGCTTTCGTGTTCGAGGCCAGCGCCGATCTTGCCGCGAGTTGGCTGGAACCGAAGGCACACGAGCGCATTTTGGATTTGGGCTGCGGCACGGGTGAACTGACCGCCCGCATGGCCCAGTCGGGTGCGGCGGTGCTGGGCGTGGATGCCAGCCCCGACATGATCGCCGCCGCGCGGGTTGCCCACACTGTTGCTGGTCTGACGTTTGAGGTGACAGACGCGCACGCGCTGGCCTACCAATCCGAATTTGACGCCGTATTCAGCAACGCCGCGCTGCACTGGATGAAGCCGCTGGACACGGTGTTTGCGCGGGTGGCCGAGGCCCTGAAACCGGATGGGCGGCTGGTGCTGGAAATGGGCGGCGCGGGCAACGTGCAAACCGTGATAGACGCTGTGAATCACGCCACCACCACGCTTGGCCTGCCCGAATTGCCTCACCCGTGGGTCTTTCCCACCACCGCGCAACTGGCGACGCTCCTGGAATCGGCGGGCTTGCGTGTAGAGCGCACCCACTGGTTTGCCCGCCCCACCGGGCTAAGGGGAGAAGACGGCTTCCGCGCATGGCTGGAAGGCTTCGGCAGCGCGTGGCTGGCTCCGTTGAGTCCCGCAGACCGGGAAGCAGTGCTGGCCGAGGCCGAAGCTTACGCCCGCCCGAAGATATGGACTGGGGCGGAGTGGGTGGCGGATTACCGAAGGCTGCGTGCGGTGGCGGTGAAGGGAGTGTAG